The Nitrosomonas sp. sh817 genome includes a window with the following:
- the ligA gene encoding NAD-dependent DNA ligase LigA, with protein sequence MNENIEKIKFHLQQLRSEIELHNYRYYVLDNPVIPDAEYDKLFRELQQFEQDYPQLITADSPTQRVGAAPLKAFAQVTHRVPMLSLNNAFDDAEVEAFDRRVREGLAVDCIEYNAEPKFDGLAVSLRYENGLFKTGATRGDGYTGEDITLNLKTIRSIPLKLPLNDPPAILEVRGEVLMLKKDFLRLNQQQLVKGEKEFANPRNAAAGSLRQLDPNITASRRLAFFAYGIGDAQDTRMPKTTHSDLMAYLSSLHFPIAKESQVVMGLKGLLEYYQTIAAKRESLPYDIDGVVYKVNVIAQQEQLGFVSRAPRFAIAHKFPAQEAVTKLLDIDVQVGRTGALTPVARLQPVFVGGVTVTNATLHNADEIERKDVRIGDTVIVRRAGDVIPEVVSVVVEKRPPDARLFAMPSNCPVCGAKAVRLPDEAVSRCTGGLFCPAQRKQAILHFASRRAMDIDGLGEKLVDQLVDQAIVRTPADLYRLGIAALANLERMADKSANNIVKAIEASKHTTLARFIYALGIRNVGEATAKDLAAHFGNLDRLMAADIEELQQIADIGPVVAQSIVDFFAEAHNCEAVEQLRASGVHWDEHAGRPAAVYLPLQGKTFVLTGALPHMSRDEAKEKIEAQGGKVSGSVSSKTDYVVVGAEPGSKYDKAVSLGITILDEDGLLKLLDHS encoded by the coding sequence ATGAATGAAAATATTGAAAAAATAAAATTCCATTTACAGCAGTTACGGTCGGAAATCGAGCTTCACAATTATCGCTACTATGTTCTCGATAACCCGGTCATTCCCGATGCGGAATATGACAAACTGTTCCGTGAATTGCAACAGTTCGAACAAGATTATCCGCAGTTGATCACCGCCGATTCACCGACGCAGCGTGTCGGTGCCGCGCCGCTCAAGGCATTTGCGCAAGTGACGCATCGCGTGCCGATGCTGTCATTGAATAATGCTTTCGACGATGCTGAAGTGGAAGCTTTCGATCGCCGGGTGCGCGAAGGCTTGGCCGTCGATTGTATCGAATATAACGCAGAACCAAAATTTGATGGTTTGGCGGTGAGCTTACGCTACGAAAACGGGCTATTTAAAACCGGCGCTACGCGCGGCGACGGTTATACCGGCGAAGACATCACGTTGAACCTAAAAACGATCCGGTCGATTCCCCTGAAGCTGCCGCTGAATGATCCACCAGCAATCCTGGAAGTGCGCGGTGAAGTGTTGATGCTGAAAAAGGATTTTTTGCGGTTAAATCAGCAGCAGCTGGTCAAGGGTGAAAAAGAATTTGCCAACCCGCGCAATGCGGCGGCTGGTTCGTTGCGGCAACTGGATCCGAATATCACCGCCAGCCGCCGCTTGGCCTTTTTCGCATACGGCATTGGAGACGCTCAAGACACGCGTATGCCGAAGACTACGCACAGCGATTTGATGGCTTATTTGAGCTCGCTGCATTTCCCTATCGCCAAAGAAAGTCAGGTAGTGATGGGATTAAAAGGGTTGCTGGAGTATTACCAGACCATTGCCGCAAAACGGGAAAGCTTGCCGTACGATATCGACGGTGTGGTTTACAAAGTCAATGTAATTGCGCAACAGGAACAACTCGGTTTCGTATCGCGCGCGCCGCGCTTTGCGATTGCGCACAAATTTCCGGCGCAAGAAGCGGTAACGAAACTGCTCGATATCGACGTGCAAGTCGGCCGCACCGGTGCATTGACGCCGGTTGCCCGGCTGCAGCCGGTATTTGTCGGCGGGGTGACAGTGACGAATGCGACATTGCATAACGCCGACGAAATTGAGCGCAAGGATGTGCGTATCGGCGACACTGTAATCGTGCGCCGCGCCGGCGATGTGATTCCGGAAGTCGTATCGGTAGTCGTGGAAAAACGTCCGCCGGATGCGCGGCTGTTTGCTATGCCCTCGAATTGTCCGGTATGCGGCGCGAAAGCGGTGCGCTTGCCGGATGAGGCGGTGTCGCGCTGTACCGGCGGTTTGTTCTGCCCGGCTCAGCGTAAGCAAGCGATACTGCATTTTGCGTCACGCCGCGCGATGGATATCGACGGTCTTGGAGAAAAGCTGGTCGATCAATTGGTCGACCAGGCGATTGTGCGGACACCGGCGGATTTGTACCGGTTAGGAATCGCCGCGCTGGCAAACTTGGAGCGCATGGCGGACAAGTCGGCGAATAACATTGTAAAAGCGATTGAAGCCAGTAAACATACGACATTGGCGCGATTCATTTATGCGCTCGGCATACGCAATGTCGGCGAAGCGACCGCGAAGGATTTAGCGGCGCATTTCGGCAACCTGGACCGGTTGATGGCAGCGGATATTGAAGAACTGCAGCAAATTGCGGATATCGGTCCGGTGGTGGCGCAAAGCATCGTGGATTTTTTTGCCGAGGCGCATAACTGCGAAGCCGTCGAGCAGTTACGCGCCAGCGGTGTGCACTGGGATGAGCATGCCGGCAGGCCGGCTGCTGTCTACTTGCCGTTGCAGGGGAAAACCTTCGTTCTGACCGGCGCGCTGCCGCACATGAGCCGCGATGAAGCCAAGGAAAAAATCGAAGCGCAAGGCGGAAAAGTCAGCGGCAGCGTCTCTAGTAAAACGGACTATGTCGTCGTCGGTGCCGAACCCGGCAGTAAATATGATAAAGCGGTCAGCCTGGGTATCACGATTCTGGATGAAGATGGTTTATTGAAGCTGTTGGATCATTCGTAA
- a CDS encoding DUF2914 domain-containing protein, protein MSNNTLKIRIQIQQQPPQAIEEIYPEPEIVYEQVLDWRKIAAAVVLFLTALALLGYLFFGNSASQSPPSDPVNTETANTAASENIPLELDIPVDPPLPESDETNAEQTIQSIPVDSGAIGATGRSIAVPRRKPEINVTPSQPVAVNSAPKTANQPKPHLSSDHSMVLRAQLSSAIVSREPVDSIDAVYLKPDETKPIYFYVHLKNQQRRNIRIDWYYNNKLDSQLRLQVLNNNWRTHASKQLDHRRLGSWRVELIDERENQLAAREFNVIPR, encoded by the coding sequence ATGAGCAACAATACCCTGAAAATCCGTATTCAAATTCAGCAACAACCGCCGCAAGCCATCGAGGAAATTTATCCGGAACCCGAGATCGTTTATGAACAAGTATTGGACTGGAGAAAAATTGCCGCTGCAGTCGTATTATTCCTGACCGCACTCGCTTTGCTGGGTTATTTGTTTTTTGGCAATTCCGCCAGTCAATCGCCCCCTAGCGATCCGGTCAATACAGAGACCGCGAATACCGCTGCTTCTGAAAATATTCCGCTGGAACTTGATATACCAGTGGACCCCCCCTTACCGGAATCCGATGAAACCAATGCTGAGCAAACGATTCAATCGATTCCCGTGGATTCCGGGGCCATCGGTGCCACGGGTCGTTCGATCGCCGTTCCGCGTAGAAAACCGGAAATCAATGTTACGCCGTCACAACCTGTTGCCGTCAATTCAGCCCCTAAAACCGCAAATCAACCGAAGCCCCACCTGTCATCGGATCATTCCATGGTGCTCAGAGCGCAGTTGAGTAGCGCCATTGTCTCGAGAGAGCCGGTTGATTCCATCGATGCTGTTTATTTGAAACCCGATGAAACCAAGCCAATTTATTTCTACGTGCACTTAAAAAATCAGCAAAGAAGAAATATCCGGATCGATTGGTACTACAATAACAAGCTGGATTCACAACTACGGTTGCAGGTTCTGAACAACAATTGGCGCACCCATGCCAGCAAGCAACTGGATCATAGACGGCTTGGTTCATGGCGTGTCGAGTTGATCGACGAGCGGGAAAATCAATTGGCAGCACGGGAATTTAATGTCATACCGCGTTGA
- a CDS encoding NUDIX hydrolase, whose amino-acid sequence MKYCSNCSASVELTIPEGDSLPRYVCTACNTIHYQNPKIVVGCIPEWEDKVLICKRAIEPRRGWWTLPAGFMENNETLAQAAARETLEEANARVEIGNLFTVYSLPHISQVYFLFRARLLDLDFKPGIESLEVKLVSELEIPWDEMAFRVIHDPLKRYFEERRQGELGFHMGIIDKPRSNS is encoded by the coding sequence ATGAAATACTGCAGCAATTGTAGCGCTTCCGTCGAATTGACGATCCCCGAGGGCGATAGCTTACCGCGCTATGTTTGCACGGCTTGCAACACGATTCATTATCAGAATCCCAAAATAGTTGTCGGATGTATCCCCGAATGGGAGGATAAAGTCTTGATTTGCAAACGCGCCATTGAACCTCGCCGCGGCTGGTGGACGCTCCCCGCCGGTTTTATGGAAAATAATGAAACTTTAGCCCAGGCGGCTGCGCGTGAAACACTTGAAGAAGCCAATGCCCGGGTTGAAATCGGGAATCTGTTCACGGTCTACAGTTTACCGCATATCAGCCAGGTGTATTTTCTATTCCGCGCGCGGCTCTTGGATCTTGATTTCAAACCAGGCATTGAAAGCCTGGAAGTCAAACTTGTCAGTGAGCTGGAGATACCGTGGGATGAGATGGCTTTTCGCGTCATCCATGACCCGTTGAAACGATATTTCGAAGAGCGCAGGCAGGGAGAATTAGGATTTCATATGGGAATCATCGACAAACCCCGCAGCAATTCCTGA
- a CDS encoding D-alanyl-D-alanine carboxypeptidase family protein, translated as MKHLFLLILVCLTISSASAQQQDLKIAARSYLLSDFQTGQVLAGQNAHERIEPASLTKLMTAYVVFSALKQNQISLEQAVPVSENAWRMIGSRMFIEPNKPVTVDELIRGMIVQSGNDACIALAEAVVGSEENFTKLMNAEAERLGMKNTHFTNSTGLPDPDHYTTAYDLTLLATAIIRDFPEFYPLYSQKEYTYNNITQPNRNRLLWLDPHVDGMKTGWTKTAGYCLITSATRDKRRLISVIIGANSANARSIESQRLLNYGFQFYDTLHLYKKNDSLATIHLWKGAQNELKAGFDRDVYFTLPKGQADKLKATMEYKQPLIAPVRMGQEVGTVKFTLDDKVVETYPLVSLENVDTANFIGRAWDSVKLLFN; from the coding sequence ATGAAGCATTTATTCCTACTGATACTTGTGTGCCTCACCATCTCATCGGCATCTGCTCAGCAGCAAGACCTTAAAATAGCCGCCAGATCCTATCTGTTGTCGGATTTTCAGACAGGGCAAGTATTGGCCGGTCAAAATGCTCATGAACGGATCGAACCGGCATCTTTGACCAAGCTCATGACGGCTTACGTGGTATTTTCAGCTTTGAAGCAAAATCAAATTTCGCTGGAGCAGGCGGTTCCGGTTTCGGAGAATGCCTGGCGCATGATCGGTTCCCGCATGTTCATCGAACCGAATAAACCGGTAACAGTGGATGAGTTAATCCGCGGCATGATTGTGCAATCCGGCAACGATGCCTGTATTGCGCTCGCAGAAGCGGTTGTCGGGTCGGAAGAAAACTTTACCAAGCTGATGAATGCCGAGGCCGAACGGCTAGGCATGAAGAATACGCATTTTACCAATTCCACCGGACTGCCCGATCCGGATCATTACACCACAGCCTACGATTTAACTCTGCTGGCAACCGCGATCATCCGTGATTTTCCGGAATTTTATCCACTCTATTCGCAAAAAGAGTACACCTATAACAACATCACGCAACCCAACCGGAATCGCTTGTTGTGGCTGGATCCGCATGTCGATGGCATGAAAACCGGCTGGACCAAGACGGCCGGTTATTGTTTGATCACCTCCGCCACCCGCGACAAGCGGCGCTTGATCTCAGTGATTATTGGAGCCAATTCGGCCAATGCCCGAAGCATCGAAAGCCAGCGTTTACTCAATTACGGTTTCCAGTTCTACGACACTTTGCATTTATATAAAAAGAACGATTCGTTAGCTACGATCCATTTATGGAAAGGCGCTCAAAACGAACTGAAAGCCGGATTCGATCGCGATGTTTATTTCACTTTACCCAAAGGGCAAGCCGATAAATTAAAAGCCACTATGGAGTATAAGCAACCATTAATCGCTCCCGTCCGCATGGGGCAAGAAGTCGGCACGGTCAAATTCACGCTGGACGATAAAGTCGTCGAAACTTATCCGCTGGTTTCGCTGGAAAATGTTGATACCGCTAATTTCATTGGACGCGCCTGGGATAGTGTAAAATTGCTGTTCAATTAA
- a CDS encoding D-amino acid aminotransferase, with the protein MIYLNGKFVPLEEAYIPVLDRGFIFGDGVYEVIPAYSRKPFRLEEHLNRLQHSLDGIRLKNPFSNAEWKNLLEQLIAKNNGEDQYIYLHITRGVAKRDHAFPVNVPPTVFIMSNPLLPPPVELLASGASAITAIDNRWIRCDVKAISLLPNVLLRQLAVDVHALETILIRDSFLTEGAASNIFIVSNNVLLAPPKSHLMLPGITYDVVLELAAANGIPHEIRQISEHEIRKADEILLTSSTKEIMPITLLDNQAVGGGKPGELFARLHTLYQDYKATHMRGRSCGSDD; encoded by the coding sequence ATGATATATCTTAATGGCAAGTTCGTTCCGCTTGAAGAAGCCTATATTCCGGTTCTCGATCGCGGTTTCATTTTTGGTGACGGCGTGTATGAAGTCATACCGGCTTATTCGCGCAAACCTTTCCGGCTTGAAGAGCATCTCAATCGCCTGCAACATAGTCTGGACGGCATCCGCTTAAAAAATCCATTCAGCAATGCCGAATGGAAAAATTTGCTTGAACAGCTCATTGCCAAGAATAACGGCGAAGATCAATATATTTACTTGCATATTACGCGCGGTGTCGCTAAGCGGGATCATGCTTTTCCGGTGAATGTGCCGCCAACCGTTTTTATCATGAGCAACCCATTGCTTCCGCCGCCGGTGGAATTACTCGCCAGCGGCGCATCCGCTATCACTGCTATCGATAATCGCTGGATACGCTGCGATGTCAAGGCAATTTCGTTGTTACCCAATGTTTTGCTGCGCCAGCTTGCCGTCGATGTGCACGCGCTTGAAACGATCCTGATCCGCGACAGTTTTTTGACCGAAGGCGCCGCCAGCAATATTTTTATCGTCAGTAATAACGTTTTGTTAGCGCCGCCGAAAAGTCATTTAATGTTGCCGGGAATCACTTACGATGTTGTTCTGGAATTGGCGGCGGCAAACGGCATTCCGCATGAGATCCGGCAAATTTCTGAACACGAAATCCGCAAAGCGGATGAAATTCTTTTAACATCGTCCACCAAGGAAATTATGCCGATTACCCTGCTCGACAATCAAGCGGTTGGCGGCGGCAAACCCGGTGAACTTTTTGCACGGCTGCACACACTTTATCAGGATTACAAAGCCACGCACATGCGCGGCCGTTCGTGCGGCAGCGATGATTGA
- a CDS encoding YbeD family protein, with product MSDQPSLIEYPCDFPIKIMGKAQHEFTQTALAIVRYHAPDFDAETMSVRASKNGTYLSITCTIRATSRNQLDALYQALSSHPLIAVVL from the coding sequence ATGTCTGATCAACCCTCTCTAATCGAATATCCTTGTGATTTTCCGATAAAAATCATGGGAAAAGCGCAGCACGAGTTCACACAAACGGCGTTGGCTATCGTCCGCTATCATGCGCCGGATTTTGATGCAGAAACCATGTCTGTTCGTGCCAGCAAAAATGGCACTTATTTAAGCATCACCTGCACCATTCGCGCCACCTCCCGCAATCAACTCGATGCACTCTATCAAGCTTTATCCAGCCACCCCTTGATCGCGGTCGTTTTGTGA
- the lipB gene encoding lipoyl(octanoyl) transferase LipB — MGLCDYQTTWQAMKDFTAHRNEQTPDEIWLLQHPPVFTQGIAGKPEHLLHDHGIAVIRTDRGGQITYHGPGQLIAYLLLDLRRLKLGIRELVRNMEQAVIDLLQDYHVIAAGRNDAPGVYIGNAKIASLGLKIKKNYCYHGIALNVDMDLTPFSYINPCGYQGLQVTQTKNLGIADGLEILGSKLANSLQQNLLKNIGDRTT; from the coding sequence ATGGGATTATGCGATTACCAAACTACCTGGCAAGCCATGAAAGACTTCACCGCCCACCGCAATGAACAAACACCAGATGAAATCTGGTTGTTGCAGCATCCGCCGGTATTCACGCAAGGTATTGCCGGAAAACCGGAGCATCTATTGCATGATCATGGAATTGCGGTAATCCGGACCGATCGAGGCGGGCAAATCACTTACCACGGGCCAGGACAGTTGATAGCTTATTTATTGCTGGATTTGCGCCGGCTGAAACTCGGCATTCGCGAGCTAGTCCGGAACATGGAACAAGCCGTAATCGATTTATTGCAGGATTACCACGTGATTGCCGCTGGCCGCAACGACGCGCCTGGTGTCTATATCGGTAACGCCAAAATCGCATCGCTGGGTTTAAAAATCAAGAAAAATTATTGCTATCACGGCATAGCGCTCAATGTGGATATGGATCTGACACCATTTTCATACATTAATCCCTGTGGTTATCAGGGGCTACAAGTCACGCAAACTAAAAACTTGGGCATTGCCGATGGATTGGAAATTCTTGGTTCTAAACTAGCAAACTCTTTACAACAAAATCTTCTTAAGAACATAGGTGATCGCACAACATGA
- the lipA gene encoding lipoyl synthase — translation MTADTRQKGADKTARNPIKIAPQSRAELLRKPSWIRVRSPNSENYYEVKRLLREHKLHTVCEEASCPNIGECFGKGTATFMILGDLCTRRCPFCDVAHGRPKPPDANEPLHLAQSIAAMRLKYVVITSVDRDDLRDGGAQHFADCIQAIRTHSPTTRIEILVPDFRGRLEIALEKLAASPPDVLNHNLETVPRLYKQCRPGADYMHSLKLLKDFKALFPHIPTKSGLMLGLGETDEEILEVLRNLREHQVEMLTIGQYLQPSIGHLPVMRYVTPDGFKALENAAIEMGFSHAACGPMVRSSYHADLQAHESGLLK, via the coding sequence ATGACCGCAGATACTCGCCAAAAAGGCGCTGATAAAACAGCCCGCAACCCCATCAAGATCGCTCCGCAATCCCGGGCCGAATTATTACGCAAACCTTCGTGGATCCGGGTCCGTTCTCCCAACAGCGAAAATTATTATGAAGTCAAACGCTTGCTCCGCGAGCATAAGCTGCACACCGTCTGCGAAGAAGCATCATGCCCCAATATTGGCGAATGCTTTGGCAAAGGTACCGCAACGTTCATGATCCTGGGCGATTTATGCACGCGCCGTTGCCCGTTCTGCGATGTTGCGCATGGCCGTCCCAAACCGCCGGATGCCAATGAACCGTTGCACTTGGCGCAATCAATTGCCGCCATGCGGCTGAAATATGTGGTGATCACAAGCGTCGATCGCGACGATCTGCGGGATGGCGGGGCCCAGCATTTTGCGGATTGTATTCAAGCCATCCGCACGCATTCACCGACTACCCGGATAGAAATTTTAGTACCCGATTTCCGCGGGCGTTTGGAAATCGCGTTGGAGAAACTGGCTGCAAGTCCGCCGGATGTATTGAATCACAATCTCGAAACAGTACCGCGGCTCTATAAACAATGCCGTCCTGGCGCGGATTACATGCATTCATTAAAGCTTCTAAAAGACTTCAAAGCATTGTTTCCACATATTCCAACCAAATCCGGATTAATGCTCGGCTTGGGCGAAACGGACGAAGAGATTCTGGAAGTGCTGCGCAATTTGCGCGAACATCAAGTCGAAATGCTGACAATCGGCCAATATCTGCAACCCAGCATCGGTCATTTACCAGTCATGCGATATGTCACGCCGGATGGCTTTAAAGCGCTTGAGAACGCCGCAATCGAGATGGGATTCAGTCACGCTGCCTGTGGTCCGATGGTTCGTTCCAGTTATCATGCGGATTTGCAAGCGCATGAATCCGGTCTATTGAAATAA
- a CDS encoding OsmC family protein — MKTRIKWNGNVSFLAESGSGHSVLMDGAPEAGGQNLGPRPMEMLLMGLGGCTTFDVVLILKKSRQDITDCVVEIEAERAPVDPKVFTRIHLHFIISGNNLNPQTIERAINLSAEKYCSASIMLKQTVAITHDFEIVDV; from the coding sequence ATGAAGACTCGAATCAAATGGAATGGAAATGTAAGTTTTCTAGCCGAATCGGGAAGCGGTCATTCAGTATTGATGGATGGCGCACCGGAAGCTGGCGGGCAGAATCTCGGGCCGCGTCCGATGGAAATGCTGTTGATGGGCTTGGGCGGGTGCACGACTTTCGATGTGGTATTGATCCTGAAAAAAAGCCGGCAAGACATTACCGATTGTGTGGTGGAAATTGAAGCTGAACGCGCGCCGGTTGATCCGAAAGTATTTACCCGCATTCATTTGCACTTCATTATCTCCGGGAATAATTTGAATCCGCAGACGATTGAACGTGCCATCAATTTATCCGCTGAGAAGTATTGTTCGGCTTCTATCATGCTAAAGCAGACAGTAGCAATAACTCACGATTTTGAGATTGTTGATGTTTGA
- a CDS encoding c-type cytochrome has translation MRKVLIGAVAASAFLLVGVAQADADLAKNSGCLNCHNVDTKLVGPSLKDIAGKYADQADASAYLADKILKGSNGVWGPIPMPPNANVSPENAKVLADFILTLK, from the coding sequence ATGAGAAAAGTTTTAATTGGAGCAGTTGCTGCATCTGCTTTTTTATTAGTCGGTGTTGCACAAGCTGATGCTGATCTGGCGAAAAATAGTGGTTGCTTGAATTGCCACAATGTGGATACCAAATTAGTTGGTCCAAGCCTCAAAGATATTGCTGGTAAATACGCAGATCAAGCGGATGCTTCTGCTTATTTGGCAGATAAAATCCTTAAGGGAAGCAACGGTGTTTGGGGTCCAATCCCAATGCCGCCAAATGCTAATGTTAGCCCGGAAAACGCTAAAGTATTAGCTGATTTTATTCTGACACTGAAGTAA
- the ilvD gene encoding dihydroxy-acid dehydratase, translating to MPDNKRSQIITQGTQHAPSRAMLRAVGFSDGDFNKPIVGVANGYSTITPCNKGLNDLSLKAESALRQAGAMPQMFGTITVSDGISMGTEGMKYSLVSREVIADSIETCVQGGSMDGVIAIGGCDKNMPGAMIAIARMNVPAIFVYGGTIKPGHYKNQDLTVVSVFEAVGQHSAHKIDDEELLQIERHACPGAGSCGGMFTANTMSSAFEAMGMSLPYSSTMSAEDQDKLISAGDSAKVLVDAIKKQILPRDIITRKSIENAVAVIMAVGGSTNAILHFLAIAHAAGVEWHIDDFERMRAKVPVLCDLKPSGRYVTADLHQAGGVPQVMKMLLNHGLLHGDCITISGQTIAEVLKDIPDTPRADQQVIRQWDNPLYAQGHLAILKGNLSTEGCVAKISGIKNPKITGPARVFDSEETCMAAIMARKIQPGDVVVIRYEGPKGGPGMREMLSPTAALIGEGLGDSVGLITDGRFSGGTYGMVVGHVAPEAYVGGAIALVQEGDSITIDAEQRLLQLNVPDDELAQRRTAWQPPQPRYSRGVLAKYAKLVSSASSGAITG from the coding sequence ATGCCAGACAATAAACGGAGCCAGATTATCACCCAAGGGACACAACACGCACCTAGCCGCGCCATGTTACGCGCGGTTGGTTTCAGCGATGGGGATTTTAACAAACCGATTGTCGGCGTGGCTAACGGTTATTCGACGATTACGCCGTGTAATAAGGGACTGAACGACTTGTCGCTAAAAGCCGAATCGGCGCTGCGGCAAGCGGGCGCGATGCCGCAGATGTTCGGCACTATTACGGTATCGGATGGTATTTCGATGGGTACCGAAGGCATGAAATACTCGCTGGTGTCGCGCGAAGTGATCGCCGATTCGATAGAAACTTGTGTGCAGGGTGGTAGCATGGATGGCGTGATCGCCATCGGCGGTTGCGACAAGAATATGCCGGGCGCGATGATCGCGATAGCACGGATGAATGTACCGGCGATTTTTGTTTATGGCGGCACGATCAAGCCAGGGCATTATAAAAACCAGGATCTGACGGTGGTCAGTGTATTTGAAGCGGTAGGGCAGCATAGCGCGCATAAGATCGACGACGAAGAGTTACTCCAAATCGAACGTCATGCTTGCCCCGGCGCCGGCTCATGCGGCGGCATGTTTACCGCTAATACCATGTCATCCGCGTTCGAAGCCATGGGGATGAGCCTGCCGTATTCTTCCACGATGTCGGCAGAGGACCAGGATAAGCTCATCAGTGCCGGTGACTCGGCCAAGGTCTTGGTCGATGCGATCAAGAAACAGATCCTGCCTCGCGATATCATTACCCGCAAATCGATTGAAAATGCCGTTGCCGTGATCATGGCGGTTGGCGGTTCAACCAACGCTATTTTGCATTTTCTGGCAATCGCGCATGCAGCCGGGGTTGAGTGGCATATCGACGATTTCGAGCGGATGCGCGCCAAAGTGCCGGTGCTGTGCGATCTGAAACCTTCCGGGCGCTATGTCACGGCGGATTTGCACCAAGCGGGCGGTGTGCCGCAAGTGATGAAAATGCTGCTCAATCATGGCCTGTTGCACGGCGATTGCATCACCATCAGCGGACAAACGATCGCGGAAGTTCTGAAGGACATCCCCGATACACCGCGAGCGGATCAGCAAGTGATCCGCCAGTGGGACAATCCGTTATACGCGCAAGGCCATTTGGCTATTCTGAAAGGTAATTTATCGACGGAAGGTTGTGTTGCAAAAATCTCCGGCATCAAGAATCCGAAAATCACCGGTCCCGCGCGCGTGTTCGATTCGGAAGAGACCTGCATGGCGGCTATTATGGCGCGTAAAATCCAGCCGGGCGATGTCGTGGTGATTCGCTACGAAGGCCCGAAAGGCGGTCCGGGCATGCGAGAGATGCTGTCACCTACTGCCGCATTGATCGGTGAAGGGCTGGGTGATTCTGTCGGTTTGATCACCGATGGGCGTTTTTCCGGCGGCACGTATGGTATGGTGGTTGGACACGTCGCTCCGGAAGCTTATGTGGGCGGTGCGATTGCATTGGTGCAAGAAGGCGATTCCATTACCATCGACGCGGAACAACGATTGTTGCAACTGAATGTGCCGGATGATGAGCTGGCGCAACGCCGGACTGCCTGGCAACCGCCGCAACCGCGTTATTCGCGCGGGGTGCTGGCCAAATACGCAAAACTCGTTTCCAGTGCCAGTTCAGGCGCTATAACCGGTTAA
- the lgt gene encoding prolipoprotein diacylglyceryl transferase — translation MLVHPQIDPIAISLGPLSIHWYGLMYLLGFALFILLGRYRIKHHPHAIFTYEMLDDALFYGMLGVVLGGRLGHVLFYQFGYYLEHPLQIFAIWEGGMSFHGGFLGVFVAMIVLARKYQLSWLAVTDFVTPLIPPGLAAGRIGNFINAELWGRPTDVPWGMIFPHVDELPRHPSQLYQFALEGVLLFIIIWIYSSKPRATGAVTGMFMIGYGVFRSIAEFFREPEDGFMGVMTLGVTMGQWLSIPMILAGIAALLWSRRQMTAPQNHKKPAPKRQRK, via the coding sequence ATGCTCGTTCATCCGCAAATTGATCCTATAGCCATCTCCTTGGGCCCGCTTTCGATCCATTGGTACGGATTGATGTATTTACTGGGTTTTGCATTATTCATTTTGCTGGGGCGATATCGCATCAAACACCACCCGCACGCGATCTTTACCTATGAAATGCTGGATGATGCCTTATTTTACGGTATGTTGGGAGTAGTCCTCGGCGGACGACTAGGCCATGTATTGTTTTATCAGTTTGGCTATTACCTGGAACATCCATTACAAATATTCGCTATCTGGGAAGGCGGCATGTCATTCCATGGGGGATTTCTGGGTGTCTTCGTCGCCATGATCGTGCTCGCTCGAAAATATCAATTATCCTGGCTTGCGGTTACGGATTTTGTCACTCCATTGATTCCGCCAGGATTGGCAGCAGGCCGGATCGGTAATTTCATCAATGCCGAATTATGGGGACGCCCCACCGATGTGCCGTGGGGCATGATATTCCCGCATGTCGACGAATTGCCCCGCCACCCATCGCAGTTATATCAATTCGCGCTGGAAGGCGTCTTGTTATTCATCATTATCTGGATTTATTCGTCCAAACCGCGCGCAACCGGTGCTGTCACCGGTATGTTCATGATTGGCTATGGTGTTTTCCGCTCGATTGCGGAATTTTTCCGCGAACCGGAAGATGGTTTCATGGGGGTGATGACGTTAGGTGTCACGATGGGACAATGGCTGTCGATTCCGATGATTCTTGCCGGTATCGCCGCCCTGCTGTGGTCACGGCGTCAAATGACCGCTCCGCAGAATCATAAAAAACCGGCACCGAAGCGTCAACGCAAATAG